A window of Haliscomenobacter hydrossis DSM 1100 contains these coding sequences:
- a CDS encoding aminopeptidase P family protein — protein sequence MTRLTLLFGLCLLSIKVFAQDEPQDMLPADFHKSRREALRKLLPPQGVAVFFANAVRNRANDVDFLYHQDPDFYYLTGYLEPNAMLVLFADEQTDASGKKYTELFYAQSRDPQRERWDGKRLGPEGVKSKLGIDNTFDHKEFKDSKLDFTAFSKVLFFDFKNDVRDTYDGADLYDLILQFKDKAGIPPQFNGAKEVMYAQLREVNEENYKQVAETVFARYGRNPGMRNDEYLQAFIKAGTGKEAKKIVAKIPELPKNLDVNSLGGKMGQLRMIKSDAELKLLRKAVEVSCQGQVEVMKAMHPAMSEMEIRGIHEFVFRRYGSEYEGYPSIVGSGHNACVLHYVENNRQRVSTDLVLMDLGAEYHGYTADITRTIPADGTFSPEQKAIYNIVYEAQEAAFKVCKPGTPIRETTRICREIVDKRLVELGLVKAGEQHEYFPHGVSHHIGLDVHDRNTGAALAEGMVITVEPGVYIPPNSPCDPKWWGIGVRIEDDLLITKDGYELLSKGAPRTAEEIEKMMAQPSPLDAFLLPNLDKKN from the coding sequence ATGACCCGATTGACACTCCTTTTTGGTTTATGCTTATTGAGTATTAAGGTATTTGCCCAAGATGAGCCTCAAGACATGCTGCCGGCAGACTTTCACAAAAGTCGCCGTGAAGCCCTGCGTAAACTACTGCCTCCCCAAGGAGTAGCCGTATTTTTCGCCAACGCGGTGCGCAATCGTGCCAACGATGTAGATTTTCTTTACCACCAGGATCCCGATTTTTATTACCTCACGGGGTACTTGGAACCCAATGCCATGCTGGTTCTTTTTGCAGATGAACAGACCGATGCGAGTGGTAAAAAATACACGGAGTTGTTCTACGCCCAAAGCCGCGATCCGCAACGCGAACGTTGGGACGGTAAAAGATTGGGGCCGGAAGGAGTAAAGTCAAAATTAGGCATTGACAATACCTTTGACCACAAGGAATTTAAAGACAGCAAACTCGATTTTACAGCCTTTAGCAAGGTCCTCTTTTTTGACTTTAAAAATGATGTGCGCGATACTTATGATGGTGCAGATTTGTACGATTTAATCCTCCAATTCAAGGACAAAGCGGGCATTCCTCCCCAATTCAATGGAGCAAAAGAAGTCATGTACGCCCAACTGCGCGAGGTAAACGAAGAGAATTACAAACAAGTTGCTGAAACAGTTTTTGCCCGCTATGGCCGCAATCCGGGCATGCGCAACGATGAATACCTACAAGCATTCATCAAGGCAGGAACAGGAAAAGAGGCCAAAAAGATCGTTGCAAAAATTCCTGAACTGCCCAAAAACCTCGATGTGAATTCCTTAGGTGGCAAAATGGGTCAATTGCGGATGATCAAATCCGATGCAGAACTCAAACTGCTGCGCAAAGCCGTAGAGGTATCTTGTCAAGGACAGGTGGAGGTCATGAAAGCCATGCACCCGGCCATGTCGGAAATGGAAATCAGGGGTATTCATGAATTTGTGTTTCGCCGATATGGCTCTGAATACGAGGGTTATCCTTCCATTGTTGGCTCAGGGCACAATGCCTGTGTTTTGCACTACGTGGAAAACAACCGCCAAAGGGTTTCTACCGATCTCGTATTGATGGACCTGGGCGCTGAGTACCACGGCTATACTGCCGACATTACCCGCACCATACCCGCCGACGGCACTTTTTCTCCAGAACAAAAAGCCATCTACAACATCGTTTACGAAGCCCAGGAGGCCGCATTTAAAGTGTGCAAACCAGGGACTCCAATTCGTGAAACCACCCGTATTTGTCGGGAGATTGTAGACAAACGCCTGGTTGAATTGGGCTTGGTCAAAGCTGGTGAGCAGCACGAATATTTTCCACACGGGGTATCGCACCACATTGGCCTGGACGTACACGACCGCAATACTGGCGCAGCACTAGCAGAGGGCATGGTGATCACGGTAGAGCCGGGCGTCTACATCCCGCCCAATAGCCCTTGTGATCCCAAATGGTGGGGCATTGGTGTACGGATCGAAGATGATTTGCTAATCACCAAAGATGGCTATGAGTTGCTTTCCAAAGGAGCACCCCGTACGGCGGAAGAAATCGAAAAGATGATGGCACAGCCTAGTCCACTCGATGCCTTTTTGTTGCCAAATTTGGACAAGAAAAATTAA
- a CDS encoding amidase, whose translation MDRIRKSFRLFVLFAVIFILGAFTGRFFTDKITDTDVRGAAKIFGLEMTQSEIDSLLPGLEDARTAYLAHRKMTPSNDLGPALWFNPVLPGMNIPIGPDKVNFGKAPKVSMPKNRDELAWYTVRELAELIRSKQISSEELTRFFLDRLKKYDPQLHCVVTLTEELAIEQAKRADAEIKAGKYRGLLHGIPYGAKDLLAARKYKTTWGSVPFKDQVLDYDATVIQKLDAAGAVLCAKLTMGELAWGDVWFGEMTRNPWDTKTGSSGSSAGSASSVSAGLLPFAIGTETLGSIVSPSTVCGTTGLRPSYGRVSRHGAMALSWSMDKIGPICRSVEDCAIVFQAIQGPDPMDVSLIPAAFHYDANFDPRQLKIGYLKQDFARRYPFHDQDSVALQKMREMGFKLVPIELPSSPDLSIILSAESAAAFDELTLSGRDDLMRRQIKNAWPNSFREARFIPAVEYLQANRLRTKLMQEMQKVFQEVDVYINPSWGSRSLNITNHTGHPCVVIPNGFRNGRPTSLTFTGKLFEEGKILSLAKIYQEATEHHKQHPQL comes from the coding sequence ATGGATCGGATTAGGAAATCCTTTAGACTCTTTGTGCTCTTTGCTGTCATTTTTATACTTGGTGCTTTTACTGGTCGGTTTTTTACCGATAAAATTACCGATACAGACGTACGCGGTGCCGCCAAAATTTTTGGTTTGGAAATGACCCAAAGCGAAATTGACTCCCTGCTGCCTGGATTGGAGGATGCACGCACCGCCTACCTCGCCCACCGCAAAATGACGCCGAGCAACGATTTGGGGCCAGCCCTATGGTTCAATCCCGTTTTGCCGGGTATGAATATTCCTATTGGGCCGGATAAAGTTAATTTTGGCAAAGCACCTAAAGTGTCGATGCCCAAAAATCGCGATGAATTGGCGTGGTACACCGTACGTGAACTGGCGGAATTGATTCGCAGCAAACAAATCAGTTCAGAAGAATTGACCCGTTTTTTCCTGGATCGGCTGAAAAAATACGATCCCCAATTGCATTGTGTGGTTACCCTGACCGAAGAACTCGCCATTGAGCAGGCCAAACGCGCCGACGCCGAGATTAAAGCGGGTAAATATCGGGGACTACTACACGGCATTCCCTACGGTGCCAAAGACCTGTTGGCTGCCCGAAAGTACAAAACCACCTGGGGTTCGGTGCCTTTCAAAGATCAGGTTTTGGACTACGATGCCACCGTGATCCAAAAACTTGATGCTGCGGGAGCGGTACTTTGTGCCAAACTCACCATGGGCGAATTGGCTTGGGGCGATGTCTGGTTTGGTGAAATGACGCGCAATCCCTGGGATACCAAAACGGGTTCCAGCGGTTCATCGGCGGGTTCGGCGTCCTCTGTTTCAGCGGGGTTGTTGCCTTTTGCCATTGGCACCGAGACCCTTGGCTCCATCGTTTCCCCCTCGACGGTTTGTGGTACCACGGGCTTGCGCCCCAGCTACGGGCGGGTGAGTCGTCATGGCGCGATGGCGCTCAGCTGGTCAATGGACAAAATTGGCCCCATTTGCCGTTCAGTAGAAGACTGCGCTATTGTTTTCCAAGCCATTCAAGGGCCTGATCCAATGGACGTATCGCTAATTCCGGCGGCATTCCATTACGATGCCAATTTTGATCCCCGTCAGTTGAAAATCGGGTATTTGAAGCAAGATTTTGCCCGGCGCTATCCCTTTCACGACCAGGATAGTGTTGCCTTACAAAAGATGCGCGAGATGGGCTTCAAACTGGTGCCCATCGAATTGCCCTCATCACCGGACCTGAGCATCATTCTTTCGGCAGAGTCCGCCGCCGCTTTTGATGAACTGACGCTAAGTGGACGGGATGACCTGATGCGCCGCCAGATCAAAAATGCCTGGCCCAACTCCTTCCGCGAAGCTCGTTTTATTCCAGCAGTGGAATACCTGCAAGCCAATCGCCTGCGTACCAAACTGATGCAAGAAATGCAAAAAGTGTTTCAAGAGGTGGATGTGTACATCAATCCGTCCTGGGGTAGTCGCAGTCTGAACATCACCAACCATACCGGGCATCCTTGTGTGGTCATTCCCAATGGATTCCGCAATGGCCGACCCACTAGCCTTACTTTTACTGGAAAATTGTTTGAAGAGGGCAAAATATTAAGTTTAGCCAAAATCTATCAGGAGGCTACCGAACACCATAAACAACATCCACAATTGTAA
- a CDS encoding aspartate kinase encodes MNQRSKVFKFGGASVKDAEAIRNVAEILKNYRQEQLMIVLSAMGKTTNALEKIVEAHAQQTGEALQLLEALKLQHYHIMNELFEPHDEVYATVNDTFVEIEWVLDEDPHDNFDYMYDQIVSVGELVSTKILCAFLNNQDLPTQWLDARDVILTNELYREAWVQWGETEERFQKNAQPMLNRGGFVITQGFIGATQENFTTTLGRDGSDYSAAIFSFCANAESMTIWKDAPGVFSADPRFFPGATMLTQMSYDEAIAMTYYGAKIIHLKTVGPLKRKHIPLHVRSFLEPEATGTTITENEVAQYPSLLAIEANQVLLKISNKDFSFVTEQHFSQIFKVISELRMQVTFIQNTPLMLYICVFNQGEKVAQFAARIQDTLNTEAVTGLELINIRHATPELLQQLHKERKVLVEQTNGATAHLVVYKS; translated from the coding sequence ATGAATCAGCGCAGCAAAGTGTTCAAATTTGGTGGTGCATCGGTAAAAGATGCCGAAGCGATACGAAATGTAGCCGAGATACTGAAAAACTATCGACAAGAGCAGTTGATGATCGTTTTGTCGGCGATGGGAAAAACCACCAATGCCCTGGAGAAGATCGTGGAAGCCCATGCTCAACAAACCGGTGAAGCGCTGCAATTGCTGGAGGCCCTCAAACTCCAGCATTACCACATCATGAACGAGTTGTTCGAACCCCATGATGAAGTATATGCTACCGTTAACGATACCTTCGTAGAAATTGAGTGGGTGTTGGATGAAGATCCCCACGACAATTTTGATTACATGTACGATCAAATTGTATCGGTTGGTGAACTGGTTTCGACCAAAATTCTTTGTGCTTTTCTCAACAATCAGGATCTGCCTACCCAATGGCTAGATGCACGCGACGTGATCCTTACCAACGAATTGTACCGCGAAGCCTGGGTACAATGGGGGGAAACGGAGGAGCGGTTTCAAAAAAACGCCCAACCGATGCTGAATCGGGGCGGGTTTGTCATTACCCAGGGATTCATTGGCGCTACGCAAGAAAACTTCACGACCACTTTGGGGCGGGATGGTTCGGATTATTCTGCGGCCATTTTTTCTTTTTGTGCCAATGCAGAAAGCATGACCATCTGGAAAGATGCTCCTGGGGTATTCAGCGCCGACCCCCGGTTTTTTCCGGGTGCCACCATGTTGACCCAAATGTCGTATGATGAAGCCATTGCGATGACCTATTACGGCGCAAAAATCATTCACCTTAAAACGGTTGGTCCGCTCAAACGCAAACACATTCCGCTGCATGTCCGCTCTTTTCTGGAGCCGGAAGCCACTGGAACCACAATTACCGAAAATGAGGTGGCTCAATACCCCTCACTGTTGGCGATAGAAGCCAATCAAGTCTTGCTGAAAATTTCCAATAAGGATTTTTCCTTCGTGACTGAGCAGCATTTTAGTCAAATTTTCAAGGTGATTTCCGAACTGCGCATGCAGGTTACCTTTATCCAAAATACACCTTTGATGCTGTACATTTGTGTGTTTAATCAGGGGGAGAAGGTAGCCCAATTTGCGGCGCGGATTCAAGACACTTTGAACACAGAAGCAGTGACCGGACTTGAACTGATCAATATTCGCCATGCTACCCCCGAACTTTTGCAACAATTGCATAAAGAAAGAAAAGTATTAGTCGAACAAACCAACGGGGCGACGGCACATTTGGTCGTCTATAAAAGTTGA
- a CDS encoding LexA family transcriptional regulator has product MNSIVTQRFIQCHHQLKQDNRVRSSRQFALSLDYLPQSLSEILKGRRDVTIDLLRRAVEIYQVNPIYLYTGEGELFLKPDEEKNLQILTVVTDTQDVERILHVPIAAQGVYPHEIGNPTFVQSLPSYSMPEFQYTNGVHRCFDINGDSMVPTFLEGDKVISCFVEPAQWEVGIKNQHVYVFVAQGEVVVKRVMNKLKEHKQLQLISDNSFYESYPLDWSEIREIWQVHTKISPFLASAQHAQAPVQEEVKELRRMIGEQHKMIQHLHNTIEKLINS; this is encoded by the coding sequence ATGAATAGCATTGTTACTCAGCGCTTTATTCAATGTCACCACCAACTTAAGCAAGACAATCGAGTTCGATCCAGTCGGCAATTTGCCCTTTCCCTTGATTATTTGCCACAAAGTTTAAGCGAAATATTGAAAGGGCGCAGAGATGTTACGATCGATTTGTTGCGTCGGGCAGTTGAAATATACCAGGTCAATCCGATTTATTTATACACTGGAGAAGGAGAACTCTTCCTCAAACCTGACGAGGAAAAAAACCTGCAGATTTTGACGGTGGTGACCGACACCCAAGACGTGGAAAGAATTTTACACGTACCGATCGCTGCTCAAGGAGTATACCCACACGAAATTGGCAATCCAACCTTTGTTCAATCGCTCCCGTCTTATAGCATGCCTGAGTTCCAATATACGAATGGGGTTCACCGTTGTTTTGACATCAACGGAGACAGCATGGTGCCCACTTTTTTAGAGGGGGATAAAGTTATTTCCTGTTTTGTTGAACCAGCCCAATGGGAAGTAGGCATCAAAAACCAGCACGTTTACGTTTTTGTAGCTCAGGGAGAAGTGGTAGTGAAGCGGGTCATGAATAAATTGAAAGAACACAAGCAATTGCAGTTGATTTCGGATAATTCTTTTTACGAATCATATCCTCTGGATTGGAGCGAAATTCGGGAAATTTGGCAGGTTCACACCAAAATCAGCCCATTTTTAGCTTCAGCACAACATGCTCAGGCTCCTGTACAAGAAGAAGTAAAAGAATTGCGGCGGATGATTGGAGAACAGCACAAAATGATTCAGCATTTGCACAATACCATTGAAAAACTCATCAATTCTTAA